In a genomic window of Zootoca vivipara chromosome 5, rZooViv1.1, whole genome shotgun sequence:
- the MAP6D1 gene encoding MAP6 domain-containing protein 1 isoform X2 translates to MAWPCISRVCCLARFWNQLDKSDLSVPLTIHNYSDIDEPADEGTDTAGAPPPRIPTGGSTSSRPHQTHPRAATAALPVSASAPSLQDGLGGVKRPSKKSRGGYRKEPFAAETQYQQDFQAWPVQKRDALPWIGEYRRVEAPGALPAAAAVPTAPSHAAIPGGSHVYVLPAAGQEVVGSKYSGFKQVWSSSSPPGGPETSSYRHEYRPWTGAKRSRPTKTTQGFIIPEDHFAQESSYKADFKGGI, encoded by the exons ATGGCTTGGCCCTGCATCAGCCGAGTGTGCTGCCTGGCGCGCTTCTGGAACCAGCTGGACAAGTCGGACCTGTCCGTGCCGCTCACCATCCACAATTACTCCGACATCGACGAGCCGGCCGACGAGGGGACGGACACGGCCGGCGCCCCGCCGCCTCGGATCCCAACAGGTGGCAGCACCAGCAGCCGCCCCCACCAGACCCACCCGCGGGCGGCCACCGCCGCGCTGCCCGTCTCGGCGTCCGCCCCGTCGCTGCAGGACGGCCTGGGGGGCGTCAAGAGGCCGTCGAAGAAGTCGCGCGGCGGCTACCGGAAAGAGCCCTTCGCCGCTGAGACTCAGTACCAGCAGGATTTCCAAGCGTGGCCGGTGCAGAAGCGGGACGCCCTGCCCTGGATCGGGGAGTACAGGCGGGTGGAAGCCCCCGGGGCGctccccgccgctgccgccgtccCAACCGCCCCTTCCCACGCCGCGATCCCGGGGGGCTCCCACGTGTACGTGCTGCCGGCGGCCGGGCAGGAGGTGGTGGGTAGCAAGTACAGCGGCTTTAAGCAGGTGTGGTCCTCCTCTTCGCCGCCAGGCGGCCCCGAAACCTCCTCCTACAG GCATGAGTATCGTCCATGGACTGGAGCAAAACGATCAAGGCCTACAAAGACAACACAGGGTTTCATTATTCCAGAGGATCACTTTGCGCAAGAATCCAGCTACAAAGCAGACTTTAAG GGAGGCATCTGA
- the MAP6D1 gene encoding MAP6 domain-containing protein 1 isoform X1 has protein sequence MAWPCISRVCCLARFWNQLDKSDLSVPLTIHNYSDIDEPADEGTDTAGAPPPRIPTGGSTSSRPHQTHPRAATAALPVSASAPSLQDGLGGVKRPSKKSRGGYRKEPFAAETQYQQDFQAWPVQKRDALPWIGEYRRVEAPGALPAAAAVPTAPSHAAIPGGSHVYVLPAAGQEVVGSKYSGFKQVWSSSSPPGGPETSSYRHEYRPWTGAKRSRPTKTTQGFIIPEDHFAQESSYKADFKIPEMKTKFSPNPSAVFQAPSRILNV, from the exons ATGGCTTGGCCCTGCATCAGCCGAGTGTGCTGCCTGGCGCGCTTCTGGAACCAGCTGGACAAGTCGGACCTGTCCGTGCCGCTCACCATCCACAATTACTCCGACATCGACGAGCCGGCCGACGAGGGGACGGACACGGCCGGCGCCCCGCCGCCTCGGATCCCAACAGGTGGCAGCACCAGCAGCCGCCCCCACCAGACCCACCCGCGGGCGGCCACCGCCGCGCTGCCCGTCTCGGCGTCCGCCCCGTCGCTGCAGGACGGCCTGGGGGGCGTCAAGAGGCCGTCGAAGAAGTCGCGCGGCGGCTACCGGAAAGAGCCCTTCGCCGCTGAGACTCAGTACCAGCAGGATTTCCAAGCGTGGCCGGTGCAGAAGCGGGACGCCCTGCCCTGGATCGGGGAGTACAGGCGGGTGGAAGCCCCCGGGGCGctccccgccgctgccgccgtccCAACCGCCCCTTCCCACGCCGCGATCCCGGGGGGCTCCCACGTGTACGTGCTGCCGGCGGCCGGGCAGGAGGTGGTGGGTAGCAAGTACAGCGGCTTTAAGCAGGTGTGGTCCTCCTCTTCGCCGCCAGGCGGCCCCGAAACCTCCTCCTACAG GCATGAGTATCGTCCATGGACTGGAGCAAAACGATCAAGGCCTACAAAGACAACACAGGGTTTCATTATTCCAGAGGATCACTTTGCGCAAGAATCCAGCTACAAAGCAGACTTTAAG
- the PARL gene encoding presenilin-associated rhomboid-like protein, mitochondrial yields MAWSCCARVWVRQELWGSRGIRTHRNTLYTQQRNGFRRPAQKSDPQTPNPKTGIKPQKSSLSPPAYQESSHSVKILVKPFIFTIGFSGCAFGSAAIWQYEHLKAKVQNYFEDSRADWMDKVRPQKGMDFRRQVNQWWNSLSNGQRTVSGIIAANVFVFCLWKIPSLQRVMLTYFTSNPTSRVVCSPMLLSAFSHFSFLHMAANMYVLWSFSTSVVNLLGREQFMAAYLSAGVFSTFVSYFCKTVTGRFGSSLGASGAIMMVLAAVCTKMPEARLAIIFLPMFTFTAGNALKAIIALDTVGVVLGWKFFDHAAHVGGALFGMWYVTYGHNLIWKNREPVVKAWHTIRTWRPNK; encoded by the exons ATGGCGTGGAGTTGCTGTGCCCGAGTCTGGGTTAGACAGGAGTTATGGGGTAGTCGTGGAATCCGGACACACAG AAATACCCTATATACACAACAAAGAAATGGATTCAGAAGACCAGCACAGAAGAGTGATCCCCAAACACCAAACCCAAAAACTGGTATTAAGCCACAGAAAAGTAGTTTGTCTCCTCCAGCCTATCAAGAATCTTCCCATTCAGTGAAAATCCTTGTGAAGCCATTCATCTTTACAATTGGG TTTTCAGGCTGTGCTTTTGGATCAGCTGCTATTTGGCAATATGAACACCTCAAAGCCAAGGTTCAGAACTATTTTGAAGATAGTCGAGCAGACTGGATGGATAAGGTGCGACCACAAAAAGGGATGGACTTCAGAAGGCAG GTTAACCAGTGGTGGAATAGTCTGAGCAACGGGCAACGTACTGTGTCAG GCATTATAGCTGCAAACGTCTTTGTATTCTGTTTATGGAAGATACCCTCTTTGCAACGAGTAATGCTTACATATTTCACATCTAATCCAACTTCTC GAGTTGTGTGTTCTCCCATGTTGCTATCTGCATTTAGTCATTTCTCATTTCTACACATGGCAGCCAACATGTATGTTCTGTGGAGCTTCTCAACCAGTGTAGTCAATCTTCTGGGACGTGAGCAATTCATGGCAGCATACCTTTCTGCAG ggGTTTTCTCCACATTTGTGAGTTATTTTTGCAAAACAGTCACAGGAAGATTTGGATCATCACTTGGAGCA TCGGGTGCTATAATGATGGTCCTTGCAGCAGTATGTACGAAGATGCCAGAAGCCAGGCTAGCCATCATATTCCTTCCAATGTTCACATTTACAGCTGGAAAT GCTTTAAAAGCCATTATTGCACTGGACACGGTCGGAGTTGTTTTGGGTTGGAAGTTTTTTGACCATGCTGCACACGTTGGAGGGGCTCTCTTTGGCAT GTGGTATGTAACGTACGGGCATAATCTAATATGGAAGAATAGAGAACCGGTGGTGAAGGCATGGCACACAATAAGGACTTGGAGACCAAATAAATGA